The DNA region CAAAACAGCTGATTCGACGAGAATTAAAAGCCGATGCGGGGCAGGTCGTTGGTGTTGTAAAAGAAGCACTAAGCGCATTACCTTCAAGTTCACAAAATATTCAATTATTTTTACACCCTGATGATGCGGCGTTAATAAAGTCAGCGCTTTCAATTGATGATGAGGCCCGTTGGAAAATTGTTGAAGACCCAGTTATTACCAGAGGTGGTTGTCGTGTTGCTACCGACGCATCAACAATTGACGCAACCATTGAAAACCGCCTGTTAGCCATCATTGCTAAAGCCTTGGGTGATGAAAGAGCGGTGTCGTGAACGATTTATCATTTGTAACGCAACGTACAGATAAATGGCTTAAGCGCCTTAAAGAATATCAAGAACGAATTGAAGAGCCTCAGCCAATGTTGGTAGAGGGGCGATTAACACGAATGGTCGGTTTGACATTGGAAGCGGTTGGTTGTCGCTCGACAATTGGAGGGCGCTGTATGATAGAAACGGCGGATGGCCATCAAACCGAGGCGGAAGTCGTTGGTTTTTCGGGCGAACGTTTATATTTAATGCCAACGGGCGATATTAGAGGTCTTGAGCAAGATTGTCGAGTTATTCCTATGGGTTTGAGTAGTATGGCGCATGTCGGACCTGGTTTATTAGGTCGAGTTGTGGATGGCGGCGGTAAACCAATTGATGGCAAAGGCCCTGTGCATACGACTGACACAATGCCTTTACACGGCCGTGCCATGAATCCCTTGGGGAGACGGGCTATAACGGAGCCTTTGGATGTTGGTATTGGGACTATTAATTCATTATTAACGGTTGGGCAGGGCCAGCGAATAGGCTTGTTTGCTGGCAGTGGCGTAGGTAAAAGTGTATTGCTTGGCATGATGACGAAATATACGAAAGCGGATGTGGTCGTGGTGGGCCTTATTGGTGAGCGTGGTAGAGAGGTGAACGAGTTTGTTAGAAAAACTTTGGGAGCCGAAGGAATGGCGCGAGCAGTAGTGGTGGCGTCACCAGCGGATGACCCGCCATTGATGCGAATGCACGGTGCTATGTTGGCGACCAGTATTGCTGAATACTTTCGTGATCAAGGAAAGAATGTATTATTGTTGATGGATTCGCTAACGCGTTATGCACAAGCTCAAAGAGAAAT from Cycloclasticus pugetii PS-1 includes:
- the fliI gene encoding flagellar protein export ATPase FliI; amino-acid sequence: MNDLSFVTQRTDKWLKRLKEYQERIEEPQPMLVEGRLTRMVGLTLEAVGCRSTIGGRCMIETADGHQTEAEVVGFSGERLYLMPTGDIRGLEQDCRVIPMGLSSMAHVGPGLLGRVVDGGGKPIDGKGPVHTTDTMPLHGRAMNPLGRRAITEPLDVGIGTINSLLTVGQGQRIGLFAGSGVGKSVLLGMMTKYTKADVVVVGLIGERGREVNEFVRKTLGAEGMARAVVVASPADDPPLMRMHGAMLATSIAEYFRDQGKNVLLLMDSLTRYAQAQREIALAINEPPATKGYPPSVFSKLPSLVERAGNSDKGNGSITAFYTVLTEGDDTNDPIADASRAILDGHIHLSRRLAEAGHFPAIDMEASVSRLMTEIVPEDHQEMAREFRKINSTYQQNADLINVGAYQPGSNSSVDEAIDMHESMLEFLQQRITESVSFDESIEGLESVLQHRKPAAMSKVL